One segment of Halorubellus sp. JP-L1 DNA contains the following:
- a CDS encoding proline dehydrogenase family protein: MIPPIASNFVAGKTPATALDHAAQTNRDGVAVILNLLGEHYHDREDADADADAYVDLASDLAASDVDGCISVKPSQIGLGVSDAAFEENLARIVDEATDRGIFVWIDMEDHETTDVTLDAFERHARETDGNVGVCIQANLKRTRDDLERLAALPGKVRLVKGAYDEPKELAYADKARVDEAYRDLLAYAFEHFDDGVAVGSHDPAMIEYAKELHDEHGTPYEVQMLMGVREDAQRDLAADGVDVYQYVPYGGKWLQYFYRRIRERKENVLFAARAVLT, encoded by the coding sequence ATGATCCCGCCGATAGCGAGCAACTTCGTCGCGGGGAAGACGCCCGCGACCGCGCTCGACCACGCGGCCCAGACGAACCGGGACGGCGTCGCCGTCATCCTCAACCTCCTCGGCGAGCACTACCACGACCGCGAGGACGCGGACGCGGACGCAGACGCCTACGTCGACCTCGCGTCGGACCTCGCCGCGAGCGACGTCGACGGCTGCATCTCCGTGAAACCCAGTCAAATCGGACTCGGAGTGAGCGACGCGGCGTTCGAGGAGAACCTCGCACGCATCGTCGACGAGGCGACCGACCGCGGCATCTTCGTGTGGATCGACATGGAGGACCACGAGACGACCGACGTCACGCTCGACGCGTTCGAACGGCACGCCCGCGAGACCGACGGGAACGTCGGCGTCTGCATCCAGGCGAACCTGAAGCGCACGCGCGACGACCTCGAACGCCTCGCAGCACTCCCCGGGAAGGTCCGCCTCGTCAAGGGCGCGTACGACGAACCGAAGGAACTCGCGTACGCGGACAAGGCGCGCGTCGACGAGGCGTACCGCGACCTCCTCGCGTACGCGTTCGAGCACTTCGACGACGGCGTCGCCGTCGGTAGCCACGACCCCGCGATGATCGAGTACGCGAAGGAACTGCACGACGAGCACGGCACGCCCTACGAGGTCCAGATGCTCATGGGCGTCCGCGAGGACGCACAGCGCGACCTCGCCGCCGACGGCGTCGACGTCTACCAGTACGTCCCCTACGGTGGCAAGTGGCTCCAGTACTTCTACCGCCGCATTCGCGAACGCAAGGAGAACGTCCTGTTCGCCGCGCGCGCCGTCCTGACCTGA
- a CDS encoding helix-turn-helix domain-containing protein produces MSQAANAGTRLTLSLWHPNCWAIESTEKVPGGVLAHAIYNTPMTAPESVNGLFTAFGETQAEVDALLEEIQASEHAGELLELQERFGRARDAPGNVVREFFLEYDPADMVCPTLLEHGFVHSAPVRIEDGSEEWQVCFTGDRENIEDSLDRVREDAGAEVSVAAITGPDSGSPRSERERRLDSLTPTQRKVFEHAREAGYYEWPRGCSTRDLAADLDVSKTTLLEHLRKAESKLLDPDD; encoded by the coding sequence ATGAGTCAAGCGGCGAACGCCGGGACGCGCCTCACGCTCTCGCTCTGGCACCCGAACTGCTGGGCGATCGAGAGCACCGAGAAGGTACCGGGCGGCGTCCTGGCACACGCCATCTACAACACCCCGATGACGGCACCCGAGTCCGTGAACGGCCTGTTCACCGCGTTCGGCGAGACCCAGGCGGAGGTCGACGCGCTCTTAGAGGAGATCCAGGCGTCCGAGCACGCCGGCGAACTCCTCGAACTCCAGGAGCGCTTCGGTCGCGCTCGCGACGCACCCGGGAACGTCGTCCGCGAGTTCTTCCTCGAGTACGACCCCGCGGACATGGTCTGCCCGACCCTCCTCGAGCACGGGTTCGTGCACAGCGCGCCCGTCCGCATCGAGGACGGCAGCGAGGAGTGGCAGGTCTGCTTCACGGGCGACCGCGAGAACATCGAGGATTCCCTCGACCGCGTCCGCGAGGACGCCGGCGCCGAAGTCTCGGTCGCTGCGATCACCGGCCCCGACAGCGGCAGTCCACGAAGCGAGCGCGAACGCCGGCTCGACTCCCTCACCCCGACCCAGCGCAAGGTCTTCGAGCACGCGCGCGAAGCCGGCTACTACGAGTGGCCGCGGGGCTGCTCGACGCGCGACCTCGCCGCCGACCTCGACGTCTCCAAGACCACGCTCCTCGAGCACCTCCGCAAGGCCGAATCGAAGCTCCTGGACCCGGACGACTGA
- a CDS encoding DMT family transporter, with protein sequence MAGPRFARVRSNAFALAPLFASVLWGGMYVVSKWGFASIPPVTLAALRVAVGAATLLAVVAVAYPSREFSRADWRGFGVLAVWVSVTLVTQFLGTDLTTASEGALVTVLTPVATLALGVTVLGESLTARKTGGMALALAGTGVVLASRYDLATFGAGAASGVALLVLASAGWAAYTVWGKRLVREYSALETATYSSLLATPPLVVAAGVELAVTDTALSTIPVTPETVAAVLYLGVAATAVAWYAWYKGVEYVDTGTVAVYFFAQPVVGAALGALFLDESLGVGFVVGGVVMAVGIYVVSTARSQTDADADPKTASAADVPPDSPD encoded by the coding sequence ATGGCCGGTCCTCGCTTCGCCCGCGTCCGCTCGAACGCGTTCGCGCTCGCGCCCCTGTTCGCGAGCGTGCTCTGGGGCGGGATGTACGTCGTCTCGAAGTGGGGGTTCGCGTCGATCCCGCCCGTGACGCTCGCCGCGCTCCGCGTCGCCGTCGGCGCGGCCACGCTCCTCGCGGTCGTCGCCGTCGCGTACCCCTCGCGGGAGTTCTCGCGAGCGGACTGGCGCGGGTTCGGCGTCCTCGCCGTCTGGGTGTCCGTCACGCTCGTCACGCAGTTCCTCGGGACCGACCTGACGACCGCGAGCGAGGGCGCGCTCGTCACGGTACTCACGCCCGTCGCGACGCTCGCCCTCGGTGTGACCGTCCTCGGCGAGTCGCTCACGGCGCGCAAGACCGGCGGGATGGCGCTCGCGCTCGCCGGGACGGGCGTCGTCCTCGCGAGCCGGTACGACCTCGCGACGTTCGGCGCGGGCGCGGCCTCGGGCGTGGCACTGCTCGTCCTGGCGAGCGCCGGGTGGGCCGCGTACACCGTCTGGGGGAAGCGCCTCGTCCGCGAGTACTCGGCGCTGGAGACCGCGACGTACTCGTCGCTCCTCGCCACGCCGCCGCTCGTCGTCGCGGCCGGGGTCGAACTCGCCGTCACCGACACCGCGCTGTCGACGATCCCGGTGACGCCCGAGACCGTCGCTGCGGTGCTCTACCTCGGCGTCGCCGCGACCGCCGTCGCCTGGTACGCGTGGTACAAGGGCGTCGAGTACGTCGACACCGGTACCGTCGCCGTGTACTTCTTCGCCCAGCCCGTCGTCGGCGCGGCACTCGGCGCCCTCTTCCTCGACGAGTCACTCGGCGTCGGGTTCGTCGTCGGCGGCGTCGTGATGGCCGTCGGAATCTACGTCGTCAGCACCGCCCGATCACAGACCGACGCCGATGCGGACCCGAAGACGGCGTCCGCGGCCGACGTCCCCCCGGACTCGCCGGACTGA
- a CDS encoding ABC transporter permease subunit encodes MTLGDVATNDLTATSRSRGLWALATVLALLFAGIAYGFSGYQLSPAETVRALFSVLGMVLAFLLPIVALVATYMAIAGERESGGVKFLLAFPNTRRDVFLGKLASRFLVVAAGLCFAFLAATTVAAAKHGVVLAGLVLGLLALSLAYAGAFVSIAISVSAAVATRSRAVTAAIGSYFLLVLLYVVPGVRITAIVRWFHTRMLGFEPNLDLYNAITFTSPYVAYRKATNLLLPPEQQASVFRRTADATGALPWYLADEVALVVLAAWIVVPLALGYQRFSRADLL; translated from the coding sequence ATGACCCTCGGGGACGTCGCGACGAATGACCTCACGGCCACCAGTCGCTCCCGGGGGCTCTGGGCGCTCGCGACCGTGCTCGCGCTCCTGTTCGCCGGCATCGCGTACGGCTTCAGTGGCTACCAGCTCTCGCCCGCGGAGACGGTCCGGGCGCTCTTTTCCGTCCTCGGGATGGTGCTCGCCTTCCTCCTGCCGATCGTCGCGCTCGTCGCGACGTACATGGCGATCGCCGGCGAGCGCGAGAGCGGGGGCGTGAAGTTCCTGCTCGCGTTCCCGAACACGCGCCGGGACGTCTTCCTCGGGAAGCTCGCGAGCCGGTTCCTCGTCGTCGCTGCGGGCCTCTGCTTCGCGTTCCTGGCGGCGACCACGGTCGCGGCCGCGAAGCACGGCGTCGTACTCGCCGGGCTCGTCCTCGGCCTGCTCGCGCTCTCGCTCGCGTACGCGGGAGCGTTCGTGAGCATCGCAATCTCGGTCTCGGCGGCCGTCGCCACGCGGAGTCGCGCCGTCACGGCCGCCATCGGGAGCTACTTCCTGCTCGTGCTCCTCTACGTCGTCCCCGGCGTCCGCATCACAGCCATCGTCCGCTGGTTCCACACGCGGATGCTGGGGTTCGAGCCGAACCTCGACCTCTACAACGCCATCACGTTCACGAGCCCGTACGTCGCCTACCGGAAGGCGACGAACCTCCTCCTGCCACCCGAACAGCAGGCGTCGGTGTTCCGGCGGACCGCGGACGCGACCGGCGCCCTCCCGTGGTACCTCGCAGACGAGGTCGCACTCGTCGTCCTCGCCGCATGGATCGTCGTACCGCTCGCGCTCGGCTACCAACGCTTCTCCCGCGCAGACCTCCTATGA
- a CDS encoding ABC transporter ATP-binding protein, which produces MAAIEIEGLRKRFGADAVAVDGIDLTVAEGEVFGFLGPNGAGKSTTINMMLDFVRPTEGRVEVFGTDVQADPLAVRERVGVLPEGYGFDDPLLGREYLEWAIGTKDASDDPDELLDLVGLAEDADRYATDYSKGMQQRLAFAMALVDDPDLLVLDEPSTGLDPNGMQQMRDVVRERAANGTTVFFSSHILSEVQSVCDRVGVMNDGRLVAVDTIEGLQEGLGGHANITLECGDRPDENALERVDGVVDVAVEGTTVDVACAHPGAKAEVVTHLAGRTSVDDIRSEGASLQSLFSELTDGGRDGESEASEESDAGDDPATTQAEVSR; this is translated from the coding sequence ATGGCTGCAATCGAGATTGAGGGGTTACGGAAGCGCTTCGGTGCGGACGCGGTCGCCGTCGACGGCATCGACCTCACCGTCGCCGAGGGGGAGGTGTTCGGGTTCCTCGGGCCGAACGGCGCCGGGAAGTCCACGACGATAAACATGATGCTCGACTTCGTCCGCCCCACCGAGGGCCGCGTCGAGGTGTTCGGGACGGACGTCCAGGCCGACCCGCTCGCAGTCCGCGAGCGCGTCGGCGTCCTCCCGGAGGGCTACGGGTTCGACGACCCCCTGCTGGGTCGCGAGTACCTCGAGTGGGCGATCGGAACGAAGGACGCGAGCGACGACCCCGACGAGTTGCTCGACCTCGTCGGCCTCGCCGAGGACGCCGACCGGTACGCGACCGACTACTCGAAGGGCATGCAGCAGCGCCTCGCGTTCGCGATGGCGCTCGTCGACGACCCGGACCTCCTCGTGCTCGACGAACCGTCGACGGGACTCGACCCGAACGGTATGCAGCAGATGCGGGACGTCGTCCGCGAGCGCGCCGCGAACGGGACGACCGTCTTCTTTTCGAGCCACATCCTCTCGGAGGTCCAGTCGGTGTGCGACCGCGTGGGCGTGATGAACGACGGCCGGCTCGTCGCGGTCGATACCATCGAGGGACTCCAGGAGGGCCTCGGCGGGCACGCGAACATCACGCTCGAGTGCGGCGACCGCCCCGACGAGAACGCGCTCGAACGCGTCGACGGCGTCGTCGACGTCGCGGTCGAGGGCACCACGGTGGACGTGGCGTGCGCGCACCCCGGCGCGAAGGCGGAGGTCGTGACGCACCTCGCGGGCCGAACGAGCGTCGACGACATCCGCTCGGAGGGCGCCTCGCTCCAGTCGCTGTTCAGCGAACTCACGGACGGTGGTCGCGACGGCGAGAGCGAGGCCTCCGAAGAGAGCGACGCCGGTGACGACCCCGCGACGACCCAGGCGGAGGTGTCCCGATGA
- a CDS encoding S9 family peptidase: MTEPAGRGDDEGLATATYYDQETVGDVAVSPSGDRVAFTMTEYDGAAEESLTSLFVAPADGHRDPHRLTRASDAGSPSWGPDGERLAFLATRDADPELRAANAKSDDDDEDDGDDTDSDDETSSDDADSDEDDEDEEPSFGEEERQVFVFDLAWGGDARQVTTREHGVTAFDWGPEGERVVIAALDPTEEQAEYLEEREDGGPIEVERTQHKANGFGWTNDARTYLFVVDADSRESERLDEAYASGARSALGGDGMDPHWGSGDRIAFASYQREDADDTWAMDVHTIAPDGTDHRVLTDGTMTGSIAAWHPDGEHLAYAVGDPENNYETADLVVGADDPAATPTVLSGDLELPEWGAFWTGDDALLVPTGDHGQTVLHRVDAVTGDRERVFPAADDDMTSALFANADVAADGSAAAFVLTRADERNVHALDLDALDDTSDDASDDATDASNDAAPVASDRAAADPSTGGPLTRLTDASAAIREQVDLACERLSFESDDGVDVNGFAYRAGDADVDAHDYPVVVDIHGGPTVYDQPWYQFRYHYWASKGYVVLNVNYRGSTSFGHEFAEAISGDWGPREARDVEAGVEHLVDRGWVDPERVFVTGFSQGGINTAFVLAYTDVATAGAAEHGIYDFYSSYGTDDCHVWWDDEFGQPWDDPESYYSLSSVTKVDRIEDPLLLTAGENDWRCPPTQAEQMYVAVKKQGVDAKLVVYPELPHAYGPPETATHRLETVTEWFREHDPAVEATDGDDATNDGNATDDGDATDDAPPGESAD; encoded by the coding sequence ATGACAGAGCCAGCAGGCCGCGGCGACGACGAGGGACTCGCCACGGCGACGTACTACGATCAGGAGACGGTCGGGGACGTGGCGGTGTCGCCGTCCGGCGACCGCGTCGCGTTCACGATGACCGAGTACGACGGCGCCGCCGAGGAGTCGCTGACGTCGCTGTTCGTCGCGCCCGCGGACGGCCACCGCGACCCGCATCGGTTGACGCGCGCGTCCGACGCCGGCAGTCCGTCCTGGGGGCCCGACGGCGAGCGACTGGCGTTCCTGGCGACGCGCGACGCCGACCCGGAACTCCGCGCGGCGAACGCGAAGTCCGACGACGACGACGAGGACGACGGCGATGACACCGACAGCGACGACGAGACGAGTAGCGACGACGCAGACAGCGACGAGGACGACGAAGACGAGGAGCCGTCGTTCGGCGAGGAAGAACGACAGGTGTTCGTCTTCGATCTGGCGTGGGGCGGGGACGCGCGGCAGGTGACGACGCGCGAGCACGGCGTGACCGCGTTCGACTGGGGGCCGGAGGGAGAGCGCGTCGTGATCGCGGCGCTCGACCCGACGGAGGAGCAGGCCGAGTACCTGGAGGAGCGCGAGGACGGCGGCCCGATCGAGGTCGAGCGCACGCAGCACAAGGCGAACGGATTCGGGTGGACGAACGACGCGCGAACGTACCTGTTCGTCGTCGACGCGGACTCGCGGGAGAGCGAACGGCTCGACGAGGCGTACGCGAGCGGCGCCCGGAGCGCCCTCGGCGGCGACGGGATGGACCCCCACTGGGGGTCGGGCGACCGGATCGCGTTCGCGTCCTACCAGCGCGAGGACGCGGACGACACGTGGGCGATGGACGTCCACACGATCGCGCCCGACGGCACCGATCACCGCGTGCTCACGGACGGGACGATGACGGGAAGCATCGCGGCGTGGCATCCCGACGGCGAGCACCTCGCGTACGCCGTCGGCGACCCGGAGAACAACTACGAGACCGCCGATCTCGTCGTCGGCGCCGACGATCCGGCCGCGACGCCGACCGTGCTCTCCGGCGACCTCGAACTCCCCGAGTGGGGCGCGTTCTGGACGGGCGACGACGCGCTCTTGGTGCCGACGGGCGACCACGGCCAGACGGTCCTGCACCGCGTCGACGCCGTCACCGGCGACCGCGAGCGCGTGTTCCCCGCCGCGGACGACGACATGACGAGCGCGTTGTTCGCGAACGCGGACGTCGCCGCGGACGGCTCCGCCGCGGCGTTCGTACTGACGCGCGCCGACGAACGGAACGTGCACGCGCTCGACCTCGACGCGCTCGACGATACGAGCGACGATGCGAGCGACGACGCGACCGACGCCTCGAACGACGCCGCACCCGTCGCGAGCGACCGCGCCGCCGCCGACCCGAGCACGGGCGGGCCGCTGACGCGACTGACCGACGCGAGCGCTGCCATCCGCGAACAGGTCGACCTCGCGTGCGAGCGCCTCTCCTTCGAGAGCGACGACGGCGTCGACGTGAACGGGTTCGCGTACCGCGCCGGCGACGCGGACGTCGACGCGCACGACTACCCGGTCGTCGTCGACATCCACGGCGGCCCGACCGTCTACGACCAGCCCTGGTACCAGTTCCGCTACCACTACTGGGCCTCGAAGGGGTACGTCGTCCTGAACGTCAACTACCGCGGGAGCACGAGCTTCGGGCACGAGTTCGCCGAAGCCATCAGCGGCGACTGGGGACCGCGCGAGGCACGGGACGTCGAAGCGGGCGTCGAGCACCTCGTCGACCGCGGGTGGGTCGACCCCGAGCGCGTGTTCGTCACCGGGTTCAGCCAGGGCGGGATCAACACCGCGTTCGTGCTCGCGTACACCGACGTCGCGACCGCCGGCGCCGCCGAGCACGGCATCTACGACTTCTACTCGAGCTACGGGACCGACGACTGCCACGTCTGGTGGGACGACGAGTTCGGCCAGCCATGGGACGACCCCGAGTCGTACTACTCGCTCTCGAGCGTCACGAAGGTCGACCGGATCGAGGACCCACTGCTGTTGACCGCGGGCGAGAACGACTGGCGCTGTCCGCCGACGCAGGCCGAGCAGATGTACGTCGCCGTCAAGAAACAGGGCGTCGACGCGAAACTCGTCGTCTACCCCGAACTCCCGCACGCGTACGGGCCGCCCGAGACCGCGACGCACCGCCTGGAGACCGTCACCGAGTGGTTCCGCGAGCACGACCCCGCGGTCGAAGCGACTGACGGAGACGACGCGACCAACGACGGCAACGCGACCGACGACGGCGACGCGACCGACGATGCCCCGCCCGGCGAGAGCGCCGACTGA
- a CDS encoding PQQ-binding-like beta-propeller repeat protein, which translates to MPSRRSFLATASLVLAGCTTGPATTSTGTDGEPSTRPATTPPGSRTTDDRGSGTDDGETTDRDDRTPPSGDAVAWTLDVGAPVATTPVLDPDADVLYAAAGSFERGERPRDASDDQAARDVVAASTDDGAEPWRYAATADVVDLMPAAGGAYAAVGWPTWPEGTDFRVEKLSGGERAWRSAGDRKELSLVGTTAEGGVLAGTHDDGLNVGGETLFAHDADGRERWSVESGDAFGGAVVDGRAYLSFADRLTRCVDVASGETVWEAPGGILAGYDDPRVYGDAIYVEDDVGDGPTHVVAHDATDGSERWRYTATPEDSTFVPVDAVEANGLVHVAEFGGFHVALDAATGTERWRGALGSDVADGPVIVDDLVVYAGEGGGLVAFDAATGERQWRTRLDARATRVVAHAGGLTANLRDDRGATLVRYGLDGTRTWTFEHAADVTQFVAGDDGRAYLGTDDGYLVALAT; encoded by the coding sequence ATGCCCTCCAGACGATCGTTCCTCGCGACGGCGAGCCTCGTGCTCGCCGGCTGCACGACCGGACCCGCGACCACCTCGACGGGAACCGACGGCGAACCGTCGACCCGGCCGGCGACGACGCCGCCCGGGTCGCGGACGACGGACGACCGCGGGTCGGGGACGGACGACGGGGAGACGACCGATCGCGACGACCGGACGCCGCCGTCGGGCGACGCGGTGGCGTGGACGCTCGACGTCGGTGCGCCGGTCGCGACGACGCCGGTGCTCGACCCGGACGCGGACGTCCTCTACGCCGCCGCCGGTTCGTTCGAACGCGGCGAGCGGCCGCGGGACGCGTCGGACGACCAGGCCGCGCGGGACGTCGTCGCTGCGAGCACGGACGACGGCGCGGAGCCCTGGCGGTACGCGGCGACCGCGGACGTCGTCGACCTCATGCCGGCCGCTGGCGGCGCGTACGCGGCGGTCGGCTGGCCGACGTGGCCCGAGGGCACGGACTTCCGGGTCGAGAAGCTCTCGGGCGGCGAGCGCGCGTGGCGCTCCGCGGGGGATCGCAAGGAGCTGTCGCTCGTCGGGACGACCGCCGAGGGCGGCGTGCTCGCCGGCACGCACGACGATGGCCTGAACGTCGGCGGCGAGACGCTGTTCGCGCACGACGCCGACGGCCGCGAGCGCTGGTCGGTCGAGTCCGGCGACGCGTTCGGCGGGGCAGTCGTCGACGGCAGGGCGTACCTCTCGTTCGCCGACCGACTGACGCGCTGCGTCGACGTCGCGTCGGGCGAGACGGTCTGGGAGGCACCTGGCGGGATCCTCGCCGGCTACGACGACCCGAGGGTGTACGGGGACGCCATCTACGTCGAGGACGACGTCGGCGACGGGCCGACGCACGTGGTCGCGCACGACGCGACCGACGGGAGCGAGCGCTGGCGGTACACGGCCACGCCCGAGGACTCGACGTTCGTCCCCGTCGACGCCGTCGAGGCGAACGGGCTCGTGCACGTCGCCGAGTTCGGCGGCTTCCACGTCGCACTCGACGCCGCGACGGGCACCGAGCGCTGGCGAGGGGCACTCGGGTCGGACGTCGCGGACGGCCCCGTCATCGTCGACGATCTCGTCGTGTACGCGGGCGAGGGGGGCGGTCTCGTCGCGTTCGACGCCGCGACCGGCGAACGCCAGTGGCGGACGCGACTCGACGCTCGCGCGACTCGCGTCGTCGCGCACGCCGGCGGCCTGACCGCGAACCTCCGCGACGACCGCGGCGCGACGCTCGTCCGGTACGGCCTCGACGGCACGCGAACCTGGACGTTCGAGCACGCCGCGGACGTCACCCAGTTCGTCGCCGGCGACGACGGCCGCGCGTACCTCGGCACCGACGACGGCTACCTCGTCGCGCTCGCGACGTAG
- a CDS encoding COG1361 S-layer family protein: protein MRTIVVAVVVVVAVVVASTGGVSQVDESSEGTVLGNPRLSVVAQNNSLEWGQVRELRITVANAGVLVRGGPERFEDRVTTARNVRLSIATDRLPPELDGRLHAEAETALLGAVPGSSARTVSFSIAVPQSVPPGTYELPVRIAYDYTSFVRYGPDEPVYNDADREVIERVTVVVEDRPRLALSSVQTTDVSPGETGQFTFTVTNEGTTVAQGVGLTLRTQGSAVGFGRSSAAQSTTGVFLGDLEPGESQTVTVTASAASATNPGRYLVEMTARYTERGGFQRVQRDLRAGIRVTVDNRTVAGSAVSRRPLWAA from the coding sequence ATGCGAACCATCGTCGTTGCGGTCGTCGTGGTCGTCGCGGTCGTCGTCGCCTCCACCGGCGGCGTCTCCCAGGTCGACGAATCGTCTGAGGGGACCGTGCTCGGGAACCCACGCCTCAGCGTCGTCGCACAGAACAACTCCCTGGAGTGGGGGCAGGTGCGAGAACTCCGGATCACGGTCGCGAACGCCGGCGTACTCGTTCGTGGTGGCCCCGAACGGTTCGAGGACCGCGTCACGACGGCCCGGAACGTCCGGCTCTCCATCGCCACGGACCGCCTGCCGCCCGAACTCGACGGGCGACTGCATGCCGAGGCCGAGACCGCGCTCCTCGGCGCCGTGCCTGGTTCGTCGGCGAGAACGGTCTCCTTCTCGATCGCGGTCCCACAGAGCGTCCCGCCCGGGACGTACGAGCTCCCCGTCCGGATCGCCTACGACTACACGTCGTTCGTCAGATACGGGCCGGACGAGCCGGTGTACAACGACGCCGACAGGGAGGTCATAGAGCGCGTCACGGTCGTCGTCGAGGACCGCCCGCGCCTCGCCCTCTCGTCGGTGCAGACGACGGACGTCTCGCCCGGCGAGACCGGACAGTTCACGTTCACCGTCACGAACGAAGGAACGACCGTCGCGCAGGGCGTCGGCCTGACGCTCAGAACGCAGGGTTCGGCCGTCGGGTTCGGGCGGTCGAGCGCCGCGCAGTCGACGACGGGCGTGTTCCTCGGCGACCTCGAACCGGGCGAGTCCCAGACCGTCACGGTGACGGCGAGCGCCGCGTCCGCGACGAACCCCGGTCGCTACCTCGTCGAGATGACCGCGAGATACACCGAGCGCGGCGGGTTCCAGCGCGTCCAGCGCGACTTGCGAGCCGGGATTCGCGTGACGGTCGACAACCGGACCGTGGCGGGATCGGCGGTGTCGCGCAGACCGCTGTGGGCCGCCTGA